The genome window TTGCCATTGAAGAGATAAACAACAGGACAGACATCCTGCCTGGAGTGACTCTGGGTTACAAGATATATGACACCTGTGCCTCAGTAACGTTCTCAGTACAGTCAGCCATGGCTCTGATGAACGGCTATGAGGAAATGCTGACTGACACATCGTGCTCCAGACCTGCAGCGGTAAAGGCTATCATAGGGGAGTCTGGGTCCACAAACACCATTGCAATTGCAGCAAGTGTTGGACTCTTTCAGATCCCGGTGGTAAGACTCAAGGTTATCATTTCTTAAAGGAATGTTcacaaagtacaataaataatcTCCAGCTGTTTTACAAACATCTTTTTAATGTGCTTATATTTAAATAGTGGAGGGACTACAACACATCTAGACATATTTGAGGCAGATAACTAAATGATTctagaaatgtactttttaccacaggaaaacagttttattaatttgtaaaatGGTGTGATACAGAAGAGATGGCAATTAGCGCTCAGCCATTGAAATGTATatgtatgcttttatttttattcttaatacAGATCAGTCACTTTGCCACATGTGcatgtctgagtgacagaaaaGAGTATCCCACCTTCTTCAGGACCATCCCCAGTGACTACTACCAGAGCAGAGCACTGGCCCAGCTGGTCAAACACTTTGGATGGACCTGGGTTGGTGCTGTCAGGAGCGACAATGACTATGGCAACAATGGGATGGCTACCTTTGTGGAAGCCGCCAAGCAGGAGGGCATCTGCATTGagttttctgtgaaatttcacAGAACAGAACCAGAAAAATTACTCAAGGTTGTAGACATTATCAAAAGAGGAACAGCAAAAGTGGTGGTAGCATTTGTAGATATCTTAGAAATGAACAGTTTGTTGGAGCAGCTAACAGTTCAGAACATAACAGGTTTACAACTGATTGGAACTGAAGCATGGATAACAGGAACCAATCTTGCAACACCATCAAGTTACAGGATTCTTGGTGGTTCCATTGGCTTTGCTGTCACAGGAACAAAAATAAACGGGTTGAAAGAGTTTGTATTGAAACTTCACCCGTCAAACCATCCAAACAACAGTGATGTCAAAGACTTTTGGGAAGCTGCTTTCCAGTGTTCCGTGACAAAGGAAACGAGTTCCAATTACAAAACACCCTGCACAGGATCTGAAAGTCTGACTGAGCTCAAAAACCAATACACTGATGAATCAGAGATCAGAATAACTAATAATGTCTACAAAGCAGTATATGCAGTTGCATATTCTCTTCACAGCCAACTAGAGTGTATGCCACAAAAAGGCTGTGCAAAGAACCTTCAGACTGAACCTTGGCAGGTgagttaataaatataattttaattttttgtgttcagtAACACCTCTCATTTGTAGGGATGTAGTTGTTTCTCACCAACTTCTGCTGAAaccaaatggaaatgttttctctcCCTCAGGTGCTTGATGCTCTCAAAAAGGTCAATTTCACACTGAGAACTGGAGAACGTGTTTTCTTTGATGGAAATGGAGACCCAGCCGCTAAATACGAAGTCGTGAACTGGCAGCTTGGTCCTAATGGTGCAGTGGAGTTCAAGGCAGTTGGCTACTATGATGCCACCTTACCGCCCGGTCAACAGTTTGTTATGAGTCCAGTCGATATGGCTTGGGCAGGTGGTCAAAAACAGGTAAGTGTGAAACCTCTAAATTAATGCACTTTGAAGAGTCCTCTCCCATGTTTTCTCAGCATGTTGTTTCATGGTACAACAACAGCAACTGCCACAAGACTACCACCTAAATTCCAGGGGAAGAGAAATTACACCGTCCCTCACTCTGCTTACCATCAGTGTTCAGAGGCTTCATGTGCTCTTGTGCCACACAGAAGCCCACGTCAGTGTGCAGTGAGAGCTGTCCCTCAGGCACTCGAAAGGCTGTGCGGAGAGGAAAACCCGTCTGCTGCTACGACTGCGTACCCTGCGCTGAGGGGGAGATCAGCAACAAGACAGGTGATGGATCACAATCAACATTTGTTTTACTACATACATCTTAATGTTTAATAGAAAAGATAACATCCCACTGGCTATAGCTAAGATGACAGTCACTAGAATAAAActattcatttcctttcagatTCTAATGACTGCATCCCTTGTGATCTGGAATACTGGTCAAATGAAAAAAGGGACAGATGTGTGCTAAAAACTGTTGAATTTTTGTCCTTTGAAGAAGTTATGGGAATAGTGCTTGTCATTTTCTCACTCTTTGGAACATGTCTGACTGTTTTAGTGGCCGTGGTGTTTCTCGCCCACAAAAACACTCCCATCGTGAGGGCCaacaactcagagctgagcttcctgctgctcttctcgctcaccctctgtttcctttgctctctcactttcatcggccggccctctcagtggtcctgcatgctgcgtCACACAGCGTTCGGGGTcacctttgtcctctgcatctcttgtgttctgggcaaaacgatagtggtgttgatggccttcagggctacacttccaggcagcaatgtcatgaaatggtttggacctccacagcagagactcactgttcttgcattcactctcattcaggtcctcatttgtgtgctctggttaacattttcccctcctttccccaacaagaacatgaagtactacaaagacaaggtcattctcgagtgtgacgtgggctcagccgtgggcttctgggctgtgttgggctacattggtctcctctctctcatgtgctttgtactggctttcctggccaggaagctgCCCGACAACTTCAACGAAGCCAAATTCATCGCATTCAGCATGCTCATATTCTGTGCGGTGTGGATTACCTTTATCCCAGCATATGTCAGCTCACCGGGCAAGTTGACTGTAGCTGTTGAGATCTTTGCCATTTTAGCTTCAAGTTTTGGTTTGCTGTTCTGCATTTTTGTCCCCAAGTGTTACATTGTTCTGCTAAAGCCTGAACTAAATTCACGGAAACACGTCATGGGTAAGATGCCCAAGaaatctctttaaaaataaatattttataaggCATAGGTCTATGCTGTCTTTTACTTGAAATAGATTATTAATGAAATTGAAGGGAAATATTAATACAACTTTACCTTGCACAATTCAATCCAACCATGTTCATCACAATCAAAAAAACATAAGGGGCTTAAGGAATTTAAGAAAGTTAATTTAAAGAATTAAgagtttaaattacattactgAAATTCTCTTATGAATACTGTAGACTGTTAAAAATGCACCTGTTGACAcgactgaaaaattatttaattctaCTGTACAAATATATCAGTACAAAACAATGCATTAGTACCACTGCATGAAAAACAGAGAAGAGCACAAAACTAACATTTTCGAGTTCTGTTTACTCTTTACATGTGTCTTCTGTTCTTCATAGATGTTTTAAAGCAAACCCATGTGTGAATTTCTTACAACAGTTTAAGCTCAGCAGCAGTCCCAGTGATACAAGTTCCCCAGTACAGTACAAGTTGAAGCACACATTGCTTTGCAGAGTATGAAACCCTCAGTGACACTGGTCACAGATGTGCCAGGAAGGAGCACAGTTTGTCTCCCTCTGTGTTTCTATGGCTCCCTGAAAATACCCTTGCTCTCCACAGAAGCACTGCTGCTCTGCCCCTGCGTCGATCTGCACACCAGCCTCCTTGTGCTCCTCAGCCTTTGGAAATGGCCGTTTTGGATTTTCATGCTCCACTACCTTTGGATAATTAAAATGGAATCTACTGTTTATTGTCCAAAGAAAATGTCAGGTTTCACCACTACTAATTGAGCTGTGCAATGTGCTGACTGTGGTCATATCtaagtaaaatatatttacatccTATGTTTTGttaatgcatgaaaaaaatcatcattgATAACTTTTTCTGAGGTCTGATCAGTACCTTCATttatctttctgtttttaacacCATCTTCTGACTACAGTTCTCGCTGTGATGAAGGTGGGAAGTCAGCTTTCAGAAAATGGAATAGACTGAGCTGTAACATACTAGTCACTGAGAGATCCGTTATCTGCAGACAAAACCTAAGATAAAGACAGAATTCAAGAAACCAATGAGTAACAGTGTAAGAAATGTAGCTCTGACAAAAAGGTTTGGCATTGATTTTACAGCATAGGGTTAACAGAAAGCTTCTAGAAATGGTACTCCTCAAACAAAAGAAGTCCATAAGAGTCTTCATTACCATTAAATCAACTTTATGTCAACTGAGGCCAAATGCTGCAAAGGGGATACCAAGGGTATATCAAGCCTAACCCTAAAAGGTGTACTCGCTCAAAGTCCACTCTAACCCTAAAGACTCACACCCATTGTCATGAAGTGCTTCAGGAGTCTTGTTATAAGGCACACCAAGGCCCTGTTGCCCCCATCattggaccccctgcagtttgcgcATCATACCAAGCGCTCAGCAGATGACGCCATCACCACCACCCTCCATCTGCCTTCacacatctggacaaaaaggacatgTACGTTCGAATGCTGttcatagacttcagttcaACATTCAATACAATCATTCCTCATCACCTGATCAGAAAGCTGACCCTAATagtccactgctgttcactTTGCTGACTCACGACTGTGTAGCAATGCAGAGCTCGAACCACACTATCAAGTTTGTCGATGACACGACCGTgatgggtctcatcagcaagaaTGATGattcagcatacagagaggaggtgccGGCATCAGGAAGGGCTGTGCATGTACTAAAGCAGCCCTGAACACCTCCGAGCCACCTGCCCCATTCAACTGCTTCCCAAAGACCTGCACGCTGTACCCATACCAGTAACTTTGACTTGGGGGGCAAACTGGTTGTCTGCATAGGCCTTTGTGGATTCCAGGGCTGCTAGTAGCTTTCTGGATTTTGCCTTTGCTGAAACTCAGGGCATTTCCATCCAGAAGTGTGACGTCACATTATGTGTCAGCATGCTCAATGGGAAATCATTGGGCTAAGGGGTGGTAAAGTCACGGACAGAGCTGCTTTGGCTGCAAGTAGGGGTTTGTCACCAGGAGGACATTACTTTTTTCCTCATCAACTCTTCTGACAACCCTATTATTTTGGGATATACCTGGCTGGCCTGATATGACCCAGTCTTTTTGTGGAGCACCAGGGAGCTTGTAGCTTGAGGACTGCAGTTCCCCACGACCTCTTTATTCCTTCCATGTAGAGCCACTTCCATAGAGAGCCCAGAAGCGACCAAGCCCCCCCGAGGTACCAGGGGAGTACCATGTCTTATGGAGGTTTTCAGTAAAAGCAAGATGTCCACCCTGCCCCTGCACCAGCCGTGGGATTGTGTGATAGATCTCCTACTAGGAACCTCTCCACACCAGGGCAAGGTCTGTCCTTTATCTCTTCCTGAGCAGAGGGCTATGGAACACTATGTAGCAGAGGCCCTTACCTCTGGCATTATCTGACCCTCAACCTCACCATCCTCGGCcaggttcatttttactgagaaaaaggaaaaaggattGCATCCTTGCATTGAGTATCATGATCTCAACAATATCACTGTCAAATATCCACATCCCTTGCCCCTTGTCATGGCAGCACTGGAGCAAGTCCATGCATGCAGACATTCATCAAACTGGACCAGCGAAGCGCATGTAATCTCATCTGAATGAAGGAGGGGGACGAGTGGAAGAGTGGGCCACTATGAGTACATGGTAATGCCTTTTGCTGATGCACCCTCGGTTTTTCAGGCATTCATAAATCACATTAAATCACAAACTCATAGTCGGTGGACAGGTGAGGGTCTCCGATGGGCAAACGTCAATGACAAGGGAACCCAAAAGACGAGGTCAGTAAACAGGCgagaggtcgataatccaaaAACAATCACAAGGGAGAAAGGAGAGGGTTAAGAGAACAGAGAAAAGGACAAAGAGGTAAGGAGGGCACAATAGGCTGAGTTAGGAGTTCGCTAGTTGGTAGGCTGATCAAGGTTCCGCACTAGCTCCTTGCCTTCCTCAGccttttatgtgtgtgtctgagagtgGTTTCAGGTGTGCCTCTGCACTTCGGCAGCGAGGGTGTGGCAGTACCCCCTCCTCCAGGAGCGGCTCTAGACACTTAGTGGTGGACCGGAGGGCGGCCCTGGGGTCTGGGAGGGGGCTGATCCGGGTGTTCTCTGTGAAAAGCAGAGATCAGGTCAGGGTCTAGAATGTCTCGGGCTGCCACACAGCTACgt of Scleropages formosus chromosome 10, fSclFor1.1, whole genome shotgun sequence contains these proteins:
- the LOC108932262 gene encoding extracellular calcium-sensing receptor-like, which encodes MPSFSQEGQINLGGVFSLHEKPGYSQNLFTVKPKTKDCQGLDFRQFLLAQTMIFAIEEINNRTDILPGVTLGYKIYDTCASVTFSVQSAMALMNGYEEMLTDTSCSRPAAVKAIIGESGSTNTIAIAASVGLFQIPVISHFATCACLSDRKEYPTFFRTIPSDYYQSRALAQLVKHFGWTWVGAVRSDNDYGNNGMATFVEAAKQEGICIEFSVKFHRTEPEKLLKVVDIIKRGTAKVVVAFVDILEMNSLLEQLTVQNITGLQLIGTEAWITGTNLATPSSYRILGGSIGFAVTGTKINGLKEFVLKLHPSNHPNNSDVKDFWEAAFQCSVTKETSSNYKTPCTGSESLTELKNQYTDESEIRITNNVYKAVYAVAYSLHSQLECMPQKGCAKNLQTEPWQVLDALKKVNFTLRTGERVFFDGNGDPAAKYEVVNWQLGPNGAVEFKAVGYYDATLPPGQQFVMSPVDMAWAGGQKQKPTSVCSESCPSGTRKAVRRGKPVCCYDCVPCAEGEISNKTDSNDCIPCDLEYWSNEKRDRCVLKTVEFLSFEEVMGIVLVIFSLFGTCLTVLVAVVFLAHKNTPIVRANNSELSFLLLFSLTLCFLCSLTFIGRPSQWSCMLRHTAFGVTFVLCISCVLGKTIVVLMAFRATLPGSNVMKWFGPPQQRLTVLAFTLIQVLICVLWLTFSPPFPNKNMKYYKDKVILECDVGSAVGFWAVLGYIGLLSLMCFVLAFLARKLPDNFNEAKFIAFSMLIFCAVWITFIPAYVSSPGKLTVAVEIFAILASSFGLLFCIFVPKCYIVLLKPELNSRKHVMGKMPKKSL